A genomic region of Nitrospirota bacterium contains the following coding sequences:
- a CDS encoding formylglycine-generating enzyme family protein translates to MSRLFKWLYLGLVLVIVAILQIGISRTGQVPGSDDGEAGYTPLAAKIKAAEEGMKNAEAQLAAVKIDPEFDRMVLIPGGSFTLGDRRGGAIEQPERTITLPPFFIDVYETTFAHYHAFVSATGHRKPRLAGYLAVDSSGLPLLMNPFNPVVGVSWDDASAYCLWKGKRLPTEVEWERAAKGRTQREWPWGNEAVPRKANLVGEDDGFKYTSPVGTFRSDQSPEGVFDLAGNAMEWTADWFDERYYAMMSGTNPLGPPTGTERVIRGASWNDSLTRAKTPTRFKMRPDYRDVTIGFRCAKSAPQTMVPEGLDL, encoded by the coding sequence ATGAGTCGACTGTTCAAATGGCTGTACCTCGGATTGGTGTTGGTCATCGTCGCGATTCTACAAATCGGGATCTCACGGACCGGGCAGGTGCCGGGTTCTGACGACGGCGAAGCAGGCTACACCCCCTTGGCCGCCAAGATCAAAGCCGCCGAAGAAGGGATGAAAAACGCCGAAGCGCAGTTGGCGGCGGTGAAGATCGATCCGGAGTTCGATCGGATGGTCCTGATCCCGGGCGGGTCGTTCACGCTCGGTGATCGACGCGGCGGGGCGATCGAACAACCCGAACGCACCATCACTCTGCCCCCGTTTTTCATCGATGTCTACGAAACCACGTTTGCGCATTATCACGCGTTCGTCTCCGCCACCGGCCATCGTAAACCCCGATTAGCGGGGTATCTTGCGGTCGACAGCAGCGGGCTGCCGCTTCTCATGAATCCCTTCAATCCCGTGGTGGGCGTGTCGTGGGACGATGCGAGCGCGTATTGCCTGTGGAAGGGGAAACGCCTCCCCACCGAGGTCGAATGGGAGCGAGCGGCCAAAGGGCGAACGCAGCGAGAATGGCCGTGGGGCAACGAGGCCGTGCCGCGGAAGGCGAATCTGGTCGGTGAGGACGATGGGTTCAAATATACCTCGCCGGTAGGCACGTTTCGCAGCGATCAGAGCCCGGAGGGCGTGTTCGATCTGGCTGGAAACGCTATGGAATGGACAGCTGATTGGTTTGACGAGCGATACTACGCCATGATGTCGGGCACGAATCCGCTGGGCCCTCCAACGGGCACAGAACGGGTCATCCGCGGCGCGTCGTGGAACGACTCGCTGACCCGTGCCAAGACCCCCACTCGGTTTAAAATGCGTCCTGATTATCGCGATGTAACCATTGGATTTCGCTGTGCAAAGTCAGCGCCGCAGACCATGGTTCCAGAGGGGCTGGATCTCTGA
- a CDS encoding SUMF1/EgtB/PvdO family nonheme iron enzyme, translated as MDESPQSPEREPIKKDALFYGMVAAFIAFVLMVVFMLYAMVQSRAVGRLAAQTASAPPEAVQTEQWDFSRLRIATQEDGSAMVLVPAGPFLMGSPPVEGDQDEMPQRGVFLKAFWIDLYEVTFKDYARFVSATRAPQPVIPVLQDDPAKLMAPEQPVVAVSWPQANSYCTWLGKRLPTEAEWEKAARGERGVQWPWGHRFGPGLANHQGEEDGFRYTAPPGSFPKGRSPYGLYDAAGNAAEWVADWYGDKYYLGAPFESPAGPETGKHRVYRGGSWNDTPSDLRTAKRFTAAPHQTSAVIGFRCAKDVEE; from the coding sequence ATGGACGAAAGCCCGCAGTCGCCTGAACGGGAGCCGATCAAGAAGGACGCCCTGTTTTACGGAATGGTCGCCGCGTTCATCGCGTTTGTGCTCATGGTGGTGTTTATGCTGTACGCGATGGTCCAGTCGCGGGCGGTCGGTCGCCTGGCTGCGCAGACGGCCTCGGCACCCCCGGAGGCTGTTCAAACCGAGCAGTGGGATTTCAGCCGTCTCCGGATCGCCACGCAAGAAGATGGATCCGCGATGGTGCTGGTGCCGGCCGGGCCGTTCCTGATGGGCAGCCCCCCGGTTGAGGGAGACCAGGACGAAATGCCGCAACGGGGCGTCTTCCTCAAGGCGTTTTGGATCGACCTGTACGAGGTCACCTTCAAGGACTACGCCAGGTTCGTTTCCGCCACCAGAGCGCCCCAACCCGTGATCCCGGTGCTGCAAGACGACCCCGCGAAGTTGATGGCGCCGGAGCAACCCGTGGTCGCGGTTTCGTGGCCCCAGGCCAACAGCTACTGTACGTGGCTAGGGAAGCGGCTACCGACCGAAGCCGAGTGGGAAAAAGCCGCGCGCGGCGAGCGGGGAGTCCAGTGGCCGTGGGGCCACCGGTTCGGCCCAGGCCTGGCGAACCATCAGGGCGAGGAGGACGGGTTTCGTTACACCGCTCCGCCCGGATCGTTTCCCAAGGGCCGGAGTCCCTATGGTCTGTATGACGCAGCGGGTAACGCGGCGGAGTGGGTCGCGGACTGGTACGGCGACAAGTATTACTTGGGCGCGCCCTTCGAATCGCCCGCCGGACCTGAAACCGGCAAGCACCGCGTCTATCGAGGGGGATCGTGGAACGATACGCCGTCCGATCTCCGAACCGCGAAACGGTTCACGGCAGCCCCCCATCAAACCAGCGCGGTGATCGGATTCCGGTGTGCGAAGGACGTCGAGGAGTGA